The following is a genomic window from Theobroma cacao cultivar B97-61/B2 chromosome 10, Criollo_cocoa_genome_V2, whole genome shotgun sequence.
TTTTACCGCATCCGTATTTATCGGATTAGGCAGATCTCCCCCATCCATGTCAGCCAAAATCAAAGCTCCTCTTGAAAAAGCTTTCTTTACCACATATGGCCCTTCCCAATTCGGCATACACTTTCCCCGAAAATCAGTTTGATTAGGGAGTATTCTCTTGAGAACCAACTCTCCTTCTCGAAACTGCCTGGGATGAACTTTTTTCTCATATGCTCTCATCATCCTTCGTTGGTACATCTAGCCATGACAAAGAGCCGCAAGCCTTTTCTCCTCAATCAGATTCAACTGTTCATAGCGGGAGTGGACCCACTCAGCATCTTCCAATTCTGTTTCCATCAACACCCTCAATGATAGGATTTCTACTTCAACAGGTAGAACTGCTTTTGTACCGTATACTAATGAGTACGGAGTTGCCCTTGTGGATGTACGAGCAGAAGTTCGATATGCATGCAAGGCAAAAGGAAGTTTCTCATGCCAGTCTTTATAAACTTCAATCGTCTTTTCGATAatctttttgatatttttgttggcTGCCTCTACCGCTCCGTTCATCTTCGAACGGTAAGTTGTCGAGTTATGATGCTTGATCTTGAATTTAGTGCAAACCTCCTTCACCATCGCACCATTCAAATTGCTTGCATTATCAGTAATGATCCTTTTCGGCAGCCCATACCGACATATGATCTCCTTTTGGATGAACTTGCACACCACCTTTTGTGTCACATTGGCATATGGAGCTGCTTCTACCCATTTCGTGAAATAATCAATGGCCACCAATATGAATCGATGTCCATTATAGGCTTTCGGCGTAATAAGCCCAATCACATCCATTCCCCACATTGAAAATGGCCAAGGTACTGTGAAAACGTGCAACGGGGCTGGTGGAGCATGGATTCTATCAGCGTAAACTTGACATTTGTGGTATTTTCGAGCAAAGTTTATGCAGTCTGATTCCAATGTCAACCAATAATAACCAGCTCTCATAATTTGACTAGCCAACATATGTCTAGTAGCATAAGCTCCACAAGTTCCTTCGTGGActtctttcattattttgttggCTTCCGTAACATCCACACATCTCAAGAGTACTTGATCTCGACTCCTTTTATAGAGCACTTCTCCACTAAGGAAGAAACCCATTGCTAATCTTCTAAGAGTTCGCTTGTCATTGTCCGTGGCATTCTCAGGATATGCCTGGTGCTTTATGTATTGCATGATATCATGATACCACGGCTTACCATCAACCTCTTCCTCAACATTCAAGTAGTGTGCGGAGACTTCACGGACTTCTAAATCAAAAGAGTGTACATCAGCcgcttcttttattttgaacattgTTGCGAGGGTGGCCAAAGCATCAGCAATCTGATTATCTTCTCGAGGTAAATGGTTGAAGCTGATTTTTTTAAACTGTTTGCTTAATTCTGTAACCAGCTTTCTATATGGAACTAGTTTAGAATCTCTAGTTTCTCACTCGCCTTTCATTTGACATATCACCAAAGCCAAATCTCCGTAAACATCTATTGCGTCAGCCTTCATCTCGATTGCTGCTTGTAGTCCCATTACCAACGCTTCATACTCCGCCATATTATTAGTACAATTgaaattcaatctcgctgtGGCTGGATAATACTTTCCCTTTGGAGAAATCAACACTGCCCCAATTCGGTGCCCCAAAGCATTGGATGCTCCATCAAAATACATCTTCCATGGATTAGGTTCATTGGGACCATCCTCTTCTATATGCAAGACGGCCATGAAATCTTCATCTGAAAAATCGAAACTTACAAATTCATAATCCTCATTAGCTCGATCTACGAGGAAATCAACGATGGCGCTCCCTTTGATTGACTTTTGAGACACATATACAATATCATATTCAGATAATAGCACTTGCCACCGAGCTACTCTTCCAGACAAAAAgggtttttcaaaaatatacttgatGGGATCTAATTTTGCCACCAACCATGTTGTGTGATACAACATGTATTGTCGGAGCCTCTGGGCAGTCCATGCTAGCGCACAACACATCTTTTCGAGCGCAGAGTATTTGGACTCATACTCCATGAATTTCTTGCTCAAGTAATATACGGCTCGTTCTTTTTTCCCAGTTTCATCATGTTGTCCCAATACACATCCCATAGAATTCTTGTTCATagtcaaatacaaaataagagGTTTTCCAGCCATCGGTGACACCAACATCGGTGGATTTGTGAgatattctttgattttatcaaaggctATTTGACATTCTTCATTCCATTCTCCTGGGTCTCGTTTTCGAAGCAGCTTGAAGATTGGATCGCATTTGCAGGTGAGCTGGGATATAAATTGAGCAATGTAATTCAACCTCCCTAAAAATCCTCTCACTTCTTTTTGTGTTTTGGGAGGTGGTAGCTCTTGAATAGCTCGTATTTTATTCGGATCCacttcaattcctttttcacttactATGAACCCCAAAAATTTTCCAGAAGTTACACCAAAAATGCATTTTGTAGGATTCAACTTAAGCTGGAACTTTCGCAATCTCTGGAACAGTTTCTTGAGATTGACAGTATGATCCCTTCCTgtatgagattttgcaatcatgTAATCCACATATACCTCTATctctttatgcatcatatcgtGGAACAAAGCTACCATTGCCCTTTGGTAGGTGGCGCCTGTATTCTTCaatccaaatggcattacTTTGTAACAAAACGTTCCCCACATGGTTACGAACGTTGTTTTTTCCATATCTTTGGGTGCCATCTTAATCTGATTGTAACCAGAAAAGCCATCCATGAATGAGAACAAAGCATGCTTTGCTGTGTTGTCCACAAGAGTATCAATATGTGGCAAAGGGAAGCTATCCTTCGGACTCGCTCTGTTCAAATTCCTATAATCGACGCACATTCGAACTTTCCCATCCTTCTTAGGAACTGGAACTATATTAGCCACCCATTCAGGGTACTTAGCCACCTCTAAAAATCCAGCATCAAATTGCTTATTtacttcttctttaattttcagcAACATTTCTAGCTTTATCCTTctcaacttttattttataggcTTGCAATCTGGTCCCAAAGGTAACTTATGGACAACAATGTCAGTATTAAGACCTGGCATGTCCTGATATGACCAAGCAAACACGTCCACATATTCACGGAGTAGTTCTTCTAGCTTCTGTCGTTCATCAGATGACAGCGAGGTGTCAATCTTaacctctttcttttcttccccatTTTCGAGGTTAATCATTTCTGTGAGTTCCTGATGAGGTAAAATCTCCTTTTCCTCATGTTCCAACATTCTCAACAAATCAAGGGGTAAGCCATAGTCATCCACCtcatcttcatttttcaattcatcaacGTTCGGAATCATCTCAAAATCGATATTCAAATCGTTGTCTAGATTGTCTTCGTGTTCATTATTTAAAGACCTGTAAACAGGTAAAGTTGGACGCGTGTATGGGCAAGTATTTATTGGCTAAAAGAATAGATGAAAGGAAACATGCAAAAAGgttgatgaattatgaaacaCATTATGCATTGtcatatatttaaatgatgaagGTAACAGAAAACCCTacttaaacaagaaattacTCTTAGCACCCTTGGGCATAggcatttagataaaattgttCATTACATTTCTGAAGACTTAAAGATGATGGGCAATTCTGTGACTGTCCAATTATTTAGCTCCTCTCTTAGCAGTACTGGATACACCACAGGGATCTTCTCGTTAGGTTCTTCATCTTTGATCATATGGATTGATAGCTCATCAAACATCTGTAGAACTTGATTGACCTTTGTTGGTGTTTCAGGATTAATGAAACCTGCAGAGTGAAAAGTCTCATATAAGTGTGGGATTGTCGGTTCCccaaattcttcttcctttccctcAAGTTGAGCCATCCTTTTAATCTTCTTTCGAGCTGTCAGtttccttctctcttctttGGTAGGCTTGTACCCCAAACCAAAccttttttcattctttattgGAGTCAGAGGACGGTTAATTCCTTGTAAATTCTTTCTTAACCCCAAACCGGCACGACATCCTTTACCCACTGTCTGCTTAACCCCCATTTTAGTTGCTACTGACAAACGAAGAGTCGATATCACTTCTCTTTCCCCCACATAAGTAgcattaacaaattcaaaagatCTGAAAGAGCATTTTGGGACTTCTTCTGTCACCTCTACATAGGGAGTAGATGATGGTTGAATAGCCAGTATGTCTTCCTCCGCAGATACATTTATTAGTTGGCCCTCAGCTAtgaatttaactttttgatgAAGGGAAGATGGTATGGCTCCCGCCATATGAATCCATGGACACCCTAATAAGCAATTGTATGACGGGGCAATGTCCATGACTTGAAATTGGACCTAAAAAATGCAAGGGCCAATTTTTATCGGTAGTTCAATGTCCCCTACCACCTCCCTTGTGGTCCAATCAAAGGCTCTTACAACCATGCGGCTGGTTCTCATATACGACACATCTACTGACAACTTGGTTAAAGTAGAGCGAGGCATGGCATTTAAAGCTAAACCATTGTTGACCAAGACCCTAGGTACGGCATGGTCCTTGCATTTGATGGTAATGTACAGAGCTTTGTTACTTCCTCGACCACCCGATGGGatttcttcatcattaaagGCAATGAAGTTCCCCACTGTAATGTTCCCCACAATGTGGTCTAACTTTTCCACTGATATATCTTGTGACACATAAGCTTGGTTCAAGACTTTAAGCAACGCGTTCCTGTGTGCTTCTGAATTTAAAAGCAAGGACAACAGTGACATGCGAGCAGGCATTTTGGTTAATTGTTCTACCACACTATATTCACTGTGTTTGATAAACTTGAGAAATTCACCCGCTTCTTTCTCGGTAACATGATTTTTGACCTCATTGTTCAAAGCAACAACAGATTCGACAACTTGGTCCTTGGAAAAGGTAGCTGCTTTCTTCAGGCCTCATTCTCTCTGTGTAGGTTTCCCTTTTTCAACTCTTTCCGCTATCTCAGGGGAATAACATCGCCCACTTCGCGTTATACCCCCTACACCAGTTAGATCTTCAAAAGATGCTTGGGGGGCGGACGAAGCTGTGCCCAAATTATTACACTCATAATTCCATGAGACAGCCTTATCGCTCTTGTAAGGGAACGAGCTGGGGACTTCGATGGTAATACCACTTCTGATCATAGTAGGGGATGTATCATTCATCGGGCTCCTGTTTTCTTCATAAAAGATGGTGAGAGGTTTAGGTTTGTTCGCCCTGAATGAACTCGATGCCACTTCAGCTGGGGTGTCTCCATTTATGGTTCCGACCAAATTCTCTTTGGCTTCTTCATAAAACTCAATTACCGATGAATCCATCAATTCTTGCAATTTACAACGAAAGCTATCACAATTTTGAATGGAATGCCCAATTGCCCCTATATGAAATTTGCAAGAATAAGCGAGATCATGCCTCAATTCCTTTGTGTCGATTGGTTCTGGAGTGATGGCATTTATCTTGGACAATGCCTCAAACACTTTATCCATTGGCGTTTGAATCTCATCAATACTCTTTTTCACCCTTCGCATCATCCCTTCATGTATGGCATTCACTGTCGGTCTTCCATGATTAGGTAAAGGATTCCCATCAACACTTGAACTGtcttttttgacaaaatttaaaagtcctGCCTTAATGAACGCTTGgactttatgttttaaagtagTACAATTCTTGGTGGAGTGCCCTTGAATTCCAAAATGGTAATCACAATGTGCATTCGAGTCATACCATTTCGAGAAAAGTGGTCGGAGTGGTTCTAAAGGAGTTCGAGCAAGGAGTCGATTTTCTATGAGTTGTGGCGGCAATGTAGTGTAAGGGACTAGAATAGGATCAAACTTTGGTTTTTCTAGGATAGTTTTAGGTCCTCTTTGACCATGACCAGGATTATTGGTTGAAGCTACCGGTCTTGGTGGTGGAGTTTgtggaagaacattggtttgAAACGTTGGTTGCGGGGCAGGTTGGTACACATATGGGTTTTGTGTGATATTGCCTATGTTCGGATAGAAGGGTTGGTATGGGGGGTACGGGTAATATGGGTTAAAGTTGTGGGCTTGTTGGCTGTCGTGAGCGACTGCTTGCACAtccccttcttttttcttgggcGTATTCCCTTTCTTTGAGCTGGCAACTTCATGCCCTTCAATTTTTCCACTTTTGATAGCTCCTTCTATTATTTCTCCCGATAAGACCAAATCTGTAAAGTTTTTCATGGCATTGTCGATCAAACGCTCATAGAATGGAGCTTGGAGTGTGTTTATGAACAACACAATCATCTCTTTATCAGTGAGAGGTGGCTGAACTTGCGTTGCTGTATCTCTCCATCTTTGGGCATATTCCTTGAAGTTCTCGTTTTGCTTCTTTTCCATAGTCTGCAATGACAACCGATCAGGAGCTAATTCAGCCACATGCTTGTATTGGGCTATGAAGGCTCTTGCAAGTCTTTCCAAGTCTTAATACGATTTCGATCTAGCTGTACGTACCACCGAGTAGCTGACCTAATCAAGCTGTCTTGGAAAAAATGGATTAGTAACTTATCATCGTGAGACTGTGCAGCCATCTTCTGACAATACATGGTAATATGTGCCATGGGACACTTTGTtccatcatatttttcaaattttgaaactttgaaCTTGACAGGGATCAATACATCCGGCACTAAGCATAGCTCGGTTGCGTCCATGGTACCAAACCTATCAACTCCTTCGATAGCACAAAGACGCTCTTCCAACAAATCGTActttttttggtctttttcattttctcctgTTTGTGACGAGTCCTTTCTTAGTTTCTCTTGCTCTTTTGGATCGTCTAAATTTGGGACGTGTATTGGTTCAGCAGGATTTATCTCAGAATATGGCCCAAATTGCCCGTTGATGGCCCATCGGGGGTGGTGCATTGTAATAAACGGATGGCATCACTTGAGGGTGGACCCTTTGAGCGGTTTGGGCATGTGGTGGAGTGAACCCTGGGGGATAGGGTGGATCATCCCTTTGGTTTCCACTATCTTGAGCTAGTGGGTTTTCTGACGGAGCTAGCTCTTCGATCGCTCTTTTTACTTTACTGAAACTCATCATCAATTCCATTATTTTTGCTAACtgttctctcatttcttcttgagCTATTTCCATTATGTCCATTCgctctctttgttcttcttccatgGTCCTTGCTCACTGACGCGTATTATGAACACGTTGGTCACTTGGCTTAGGTGGTCGAGCTATTTTGGAACCTTATTGTaatcataaacatgaattagATGCGTATTCGATGCATGAATGAAAAAATGAACccattatctttatttttagatGAAATACTTATTGttatgaaatgatgatttatgcatGTATGAATGATTATGTACTAAAAGTATTCGTCACATGACACCCAACAACAAAGTCATCCATTGCATAAGATATTTGTCTTTGATTACAACTCAGGAGTCATCTAGAAATATTCGCCAATCTTATTATAATGGCTATACACCTCATCTAAATACTTAATCAACTGTTGCTCTTGTTATCCAACTGGAAAGACCTGGCTCCTTAATATGTCCATCTTCCAAGCCATGCTTCTCGCCTTGTAAGCCACCTCCCTCATTTACCAAACCAAGTAATCCATCTGGTCGTGTTTCTCTGTATAAGCTTGTCTGTAAGATTCACCCCACTCTTGAATTCTGGTGCTCTGTTGCTTGAGGCGTTCATATTCCTGTTGATAAGTCGTCATGACCCCTTCGAGCTCTTCATACTCCTATCTTAGTAATTGGATGGACTCTTGTTGGAATCGCACTTGACTTCTTAGTCCATCATTGTGTGCTTGAAGTTCATTGCCTCGATTTTCTCTCACTTGTATTTCCCTTTGAAGTTCACTAGTTGTGGCAGAAAACTTATCATTCAGGCTCTCATACTTCCCTTGTATTTTTCGGaccttctttctttgttcaattacttctcttttcattttctcacaCTCTTTTTGGAGGTTTTCATACCGTTGCTTCCAACTGGCATTTTCAGCTTCAGACTTCTTTCGAGCCAACTCACTTTCAAGCAAAGCGTCTCGTGGTTCTGGATCAACTAGGCCACGTAGTGCATCTTCTTTCGGATATACCACATCCTTAACTCGTTGGTCATGCCATATCTGATATCCGGTAGTCACTTCATCGGTGTACCTCCCTTGATCAACTAGACTGGTTTTCTTCCAAGCTTGCGCAATCTCCTCAATCCTTTTCAAAAAACCCGGCTCTCCATAAGCAAACTCCAAAGTATTAAGTCGGTGTGTCATCGGCACAAACTGCTCTGACCCAAATTGTCTTCTCACCATAATTGGGGTGTAACTGATTGCTCCCCATGGCCCCATTAACGGTACCCAAGGTTCATTTCCACATTTGTACAAGATCGGGTGATGCGGCATCCACGAAGCTCTCCATGTTACTTCCACACTCATGAGTTCCCGAAGTCTAGAGATCCATTGCTCCTTAGTCCTATTTTCTGGCCATTCACTCTCACAAAATTCTCTGATAGGGGCGGTTTGCGGATGAAATGGCTTTCTGAACTTATTGACCTTGCATTCAAAGTGACTTACTATCCAGATGGAAAGAAGCTGTGCACATCCCACAAATCGTCCTTCCCCTTTTCTTCGACAGTAATTTAGTGATCTGAGAGTTTTCGCTAGAATAGAGGGTGAAGGATTAGCCTTGTTGATGACTTGCTCGAAGAAGTCTATAATTCCGACCTCTATATGTCCCAAGACTTTGGGAAAGATCACTAGCCCGTAAATTCCCAAGGCCATCACAAGCTGTCTTTACTCGGTGTCTCAATGCTTCATGATATAGCTACGTAGAAAACTCCATGGGATACATTCATTGTCCCATTTTTTCCTTAGGTTCTGATCAATTTCCGCCGGGGTAATACCCATCATCTTGGCTAACTTTCGCCTGTGTCTGATCTTTTGTCCTCTCCAATATATCTTGTTCGAATTATCAAAATCGATTTGTAGGAGAGCCGAGTACTCTTCGATTGTGGGGACCATATCCACCTTATTGAACACGGAGCATCTATATGACGGATCCCAAAATTGCACAATGGCCTTCAACAACTGTTCATCTATCTGGACCTTAAGGAGTCGAGCTATGTGGCCATATTTCTTATCGAAATTTGCCCGAGTGGTAGCCCCCCACTTATCCCATATGTTGAGCAAATCGGTGAAGTCATTCTGTTTAAGATCAAGGTGGACCCTATCAGGTAGTGACGATAAGTGATCTTTTGGCAAACAATCTCCTTCACTTTGTTGGGCACTCGCCATATGCTGAGTCACTTCGTATATTCCATCGTAACTTGAGGATGGCCATGATGACTCCATGTATGCAATTGGATCTACTCTGTCAACGGTTGTCAGGTGACAAATACTTTTCCTATATGCAAAATTGTGATGCAAATATGCATGTGACAAAAAGTTTAAGTCAGCACCGTGAACAAAAATTCCAAAAGATGAATGAAAGTAATTAATGACCTGATACCTTTATTACTCGCGGCGAAGAATTTAGAATGAGAggattatgaaaattccttcatgtgtaCCTAGTCAAAAGGTATATTCTCACGGGTGAAGCTCTACCTAAGCAAAGGCAACTCTCGGTATTCTACATGCTGAGTTTGGGTTGAAAATAGAGCTAAAGGTTCCCAAATCGCTCCTCACTGTCGTCCACACGAACTAGTGAGGCATCTCGGTCCTCGCCAATTACAGGCTTCAAACGAACTAGGTTCGATCTGAATGGGAGTATTCACTAGCCCAtgcggaggttatcacctcacgagagCGTAGCTACTTAACTCCCTCCTAATTAAGGACAAAGCCCGAGTGGAAGGCTTATGCATGAATGTAAGATGTGTAGTGTGTGAGAAGGAATATACTGACCTTGGACCAATAATTTCACACTCCCCTTATCCTAAATTTCCCGTAACTATTTAAAAACAGTGAAGTAATAATAGCAAAATAATTGAAtgcattaaacaaaaatatgcaaaattgATGCTAGggaaaacaacaaattatttaaGGCTTAAAATAACTTATGATTAACTAATGGCTTGACTCTCGACTTCCCCAATG
Proteins encoded in this region:
- the LOC108663601 gene encoding uncharacterized protein LOC108663601 encodes the protein MEKKQNENFKEYAQRWRDTATQVQPPLTDKEMIVLFINTLQAPFYERLIDNAMKNFTDLVLSGEIIEGAIKSGKIEGHEVASSKKGNTPKKKEGDVQAVAHDSQQAHNFNPYYPYPPYQPFYPNIGNITQNPYVYQPAPQPTFQTNVLPQTPPPRPVASTNNPGHGQRGPKTILEKPKFDPILVPYTTLPPQLIENRLLARTPLEPLRPLFSKWYDSNAHCDYHFGIQGHSTKNCTTLKHKVQAFIKAGLLNFVKKDSSSVDGNPLPNHGRPTVNAIHEGMMRRVKKSIDEIQTPMDKVFEALSKINAITPEPIDTKELRHDLAYSCKFHIGAIGHSIQNCDSFRCKLQELMDSSVIEFYEEAKENLVGTINGDTPAEVASSSFRANKPKPLTIFYEENRSPMNDTSPTMIRSGITIEVPSSFPYKSDKAVSWNYECNNLGTASSAPQASFEDLTGVGGITRSGRCYSPEIAERVEKGKPTQRE
- the LOC108663602 gene encoding uncharacterized protein LOC108663602; translated protein: MALGIYGLVIFPKVLGHIEVGIIDFFEQVINKANPSPSILAKTLRSLNYCRRKGEGRFVGCAQLLSIWIVSHFECKVNKFRKPFHPQTAPIREFCESEWPENRTKEQWISRLRELMSVEVTWRASWMPHHPILYKCGNEPWVPLMGPWGAISYTPIMVRRQFGSEQFVPMTHRLNTLEFAYGEPGFLKRIEEIAQAWKKTSLVDQGRYTDEVTTGYQIWHDQRVKDVVYPKEDALRGLVDPEPRDALLESELARKKSEAENASWKQRYENLQKECEKMKREVIEQRKKVRKIQGKYESLNDKFSATTSELQREIQVRENRGNELQAHNDGLRSQVRFQQESIQLLR